GATCCTGATTTCCGGATCATTTTTCGGGTGGGGATATGATGGTAGCCTTACTTTCGGCACCAATCGAGTTTGGTTCGGGTTCATTCGGATTTTAGCTTTTCTGAGGCATGGAGTTTGGCCCCATTAGGATATTCTTTAAGTTTGGTTTGAATTTTCTCGGGCTTAGTTTCGATAGAGTAACACATTGTAAATCCGTTGAACCCATTTTAATCTCAACTTTAGTTCTTTATCGGGTTTTGGTtacccaaatatttttttgtgattcaAAAGTAGACATTTTACTTTACTAActtgtaaattttaaacaattttcacCAACAAAAAGCTTAGTGGAATGATTCAATAGTAATcgttaaaagaagaaaaacataaacaagtaaaaagtaaaaattagcAACTCTATAAAAGTAGGAAACAggatcccttatatattaattgaaaatattttaaaaagacgTAATCTCaattttgtactaattaaattttagactTGCTGAGGTGTTGGTACAGTCTAGGCATGGCTTTTGCTCTgggatcacttgaaggggaaTGAAGAGGGTTGTCCTTGGAGGCTACTAGCACTCTGCTGGGCTATGGATGTCTCTCTGAAGCTATGGAATGGCGACAGAGatggtttgctactcaaagacacaagattaccctgtattgtctaagatggtTTTCACTAAGGAATTCTTTCACTTAGGTGAGATCAATGTTCATTTAGCTGAATAGAGAAAGCAGGAAACAAGACAACTCTTTGCTGTAAGTTTTTGATTGAAAAGTTGAATGACTTTCACAAAGTATGCATAGAAAGATAAATAGAAAACCCCCAGTAACCCTAATCataaaccaagatggtttaatctAATTCCTAATCTAAATCCAATCGAAATTGGTTTTTAATAAATCCTAATCCTACCCGAAattggtttaatttaaataaaatcaaattacactgaaataaaattaaaccaacaTGCTGGTTTATCTTGGTTCTCCTCTTCTGATTTAAGCTCCACGGATTTGGCTAAGTGTTGAAGGCTCTTCTCTTGTGTTCTCAGTCTTGATCTGGTTACTGGTCCACTCCACAAGCTGGCTAGCTCATTTGGTTCctctctgctcaagtctggctcttctcttctcaagtctggctcttctctgctcaagtctaGCTCTCCCTCGTCAGACTCACTTAGCTCTCCAATGTCTCTACTCATGGCTGcaccatcccctcctcctttaaaaggatttgacctcaaatccaaTGCATCTTCAACATAAGGGATCAAGTCAGAAACAATGAAAGTAGAACTTATAGTATACTTACCTTCAAGATCAATTTGATAAGCGTTGTTGTTGATTCTTTTCAGCACTTTGAAAGGACCATATGTCCTTGGCATCAACTTTGATTTCCTCTCAGCCAGAAACCTATCCTTCCTCAGGTGTATCCACACGAGATCACCTGGTTCCAGCACCAACTCCTTCCGCCCCCTTGTTCTTCTGCCTTGCATACATCTTGGTGTGCTCCTCTATGTTCTCCCTGACCTGCTTATGCAAAGCTTTAACAAACTCGGCCTTCTGCTTGCCATCAAGGTTAGATTGTTCTTTTAAGGGTAAAGCAAACAAGTccaaaggagacaaaggattaAACCCATAGACAACTTGAAAAGGTGTAAGCTTAGTAGCTGAGTGCATGCATGGACCTATTGTATGCAAATTCTACACGAGGCAAACAATCTTCCCAAGTCCTAATGTTCTTTTTAATGATAGCACGCAGAAGAGTAGATAAAGTCCTATTGACTGTttcagtttgtccatcagtttgtgggtgaCAACTAATTGAAAACAACAGCCTAGTTCCTAGTTTTCCCCACAGAGTTTTCCAGAAATAACTAAGGAACTTATAGTCTCTATCAGAcactatagtcctaggcatgccatgcaatctaacaaccTCTCTAAAGAAAAGATCAGCTACTAGAGATGCATGTTATCAGGTtatggtatgaatgcaacaagaCCACACGGCCACGAGGTATGATCTAGAAGAATTAACCTAGCATGTAGTTTTCAGATTTGATATCAAAAACAATCTAGACTAGGTTATTAGGGTTTCAGTTTAAACAAGTCAAACAATCTCAATTCATTCAGATTCGAGTTTAAACAATCTtaacaatagttctaggtgatcaaatcaatcaatcaatattcaaatcaaacaattaaaaacgattttcaaaattagggtttagggttttcgatttgaTTCTTTCACAATTAGCAATCAAATtcaatcaattttaattaatcaattcagttttcgaattagggttttaggattttcgaaaattgatcttagatcaataggaatttgatttgagattcaaaaccattaaggactttgattttaattgatcaatagatcaatctcgatttagggtttggggatcgaagtttagagcttcgatttactcatctagggtttgatctattatcctatagTTTTATCTTAGAGATTaggtttttagggtttcattctttacaaaCAATCCAAATTCGATTCATACGTTCTTAGAATTCGAATTTACCTTTAGCTTAGTAGATtgttgaaaccggaccaccaaagaatgaacctcgagctggaCAGGAACGAACGCGAGATGGACACGAGCTGATCGGGAAtgccttgatcgtcggacgcgagctgtcctGGATCAAGAGTTGAGGCTGAgttcgtctaggatcaggaacgccttggggctgaagctgatcggtgGACGCGAGCTAGAACGGAGACGCGAacagattagggttcgtcggatcggATTGCCGgcttagggttagggtttttagggtttatcaaTTTTGGTTTTGGCTCAGAGTgttttagagtttcgtgctgataacgtgttgcaaaacttaggatttagaatcTGTaagttcttattattattactcaATCATAAGGTGCCCTTATATATGAGAGTTACaaagagataaaaggaaagacataaatatggaaagtgtacaaatacaagaaaaatgaaataggATTTCCTTTTCTCTGACTAGGTCTagccacctctctctctctctctcccatgcatggccgcctctctctctatctagGTGTTGGGTCGGTTATGAACTGAGCCGGTTATGGACTGAGCCGGTTatagaccgggccggttatagaTATCCATCATAACATTTATAACAGTAAAATTATTTTCGAGTAatcccttctttttttttttaataaatctttAGGCCTATAAGGGCATCTCCATCTCTActccattttttcttctaaaatgggataaaagtgaatatggagtaaggaatgctccaacccaacttcatatctcactccataatgaaatttactccataaatggagtaatctttttttttttgttcatcactccattatggagtgggaaatggagtagggttgagcaattttactccattttcacttttactctgttttgaaggaaaaatggagttttacattggagatgctctaaaactAACAGCTCGATTCGCTAAATGCTTTTCCGAACATGCCCCTTCATACATAGAGGAAGAGGATAGCAATTTATGAAAACGAAAAGTCGCAGCTGCAGTATCTTACTGTCTTGGAATTATATAATTCCACAATAATGAATCGAATTTGTTTCGGTGGCATCGCGTAGTGAAATGAATgatagtatttattttatttatgcaaATATCAGTTGGTTGATTAAAAAGTCTCCAAACCCCTCGGAAATCGGGAAATCCATTTCGCAAACCAGAATCTTCCTTTCTATCTCTTGCGCTTTCACTCAGGTCAGCCGCAATCTCTTTCGATTCATTCCTTTgggtttctttcttctctcgTTCTGTATGTTTGATTAACGAGGAATTCTCTTGCGATTTTTGAGTTAAAGATGGATCCTTTTTGTTTTCGATTTATCTGAtaatgataaagaaaaaaaaacacccaATTTTTCGATTttcagtttattttattttatttatttacaaccTTGTCCCTTTTGCGTGGTGTAAGGTGCAGCTAACTTTCCCCGAGGATTGACTGGTTGGCCTGATTTGCTGCTTTACAGCGTTTGGCAGGAGCCATTGATCGAAAATAAATGTCAAACTCTGTATAATTGCTTCAGAAGTTCATCTTTGTTGTTGGTGTTGAGGAGTAAGAAGTGCTACATTGATGGCGAGTAATGTAGCGACTCACCCATTGCAAGAATTAAAAGATGGGATCATCAGTTCTTGGAAGGATGATGAGGAGGACAATGGTGTATATAGTGAGAAAGCGAGTTTATTGGAAACATCTGGCTCCTCTGTAGAGAAGAATGCACCTGGTGGTTCTTCTGATTGGCCTAGGGGTTAGTCCTTCTATGGACTTGCTTTTTCCATTCTTGCTTTTGTCTGATTCTAACACCTGATCACGAGTGTATGTTCTTCAAGGACTGGACCATTGCACGACTGCACCTGTTGGTCTCTATGGAGATGTGCTAATCGATGACAATGAGATTAAGTACTCTCGGTCTTTGACTGAGAAAGCCTCTCCTGTGAATCACAACTCGAAATTAGATAGATTGTCTGAGCGTGAAAAGGTAAACATTGCTTTTTGTAACTGGTTAttgcaaatatttttctttattggttatctttttttcttgttcttctaGCAAAAACTTATTGTTGAGCTAGTCAGAATACAAAATGACGGGACAGTGGAAGTTGatataaatagaggaactccGGTATCCGAGTTATTGGAGTTTCAGCCAATCAAAGGGGGGCAGTCGACAATCACATATGAAAAGTCCTTGGCAGAATCCTTCAGATCCATTCCAAGGTTAAAAATTGTTATACTTGTGGTTGGAACTCGAGGCGATGTGCAGCCTTTTCTAGCCATTGCAAAGCGCCTCCAGGTGAtcttaaaatatgtaatttatgAGGGTGCATATATCATATCTTCGAATCTGCTAACTGTAGTTTGATTTCTTCATTATCCTCGTATATGTTCTTGACTCTTTTCCCCTGGAGCGAAAAGACTTGTTATCATTGTAGTGAACCGATGGGTCATTGGCATTGACAAAAGGTTTTTCTTCGTTTTCAGGAATTTGGTCATCGTGTAAGGTTGGCAACTCATGCAAATTTCTCCTCTTTTGTACGGTCTGCTGGAGTAGAGTTCTATCCCTTGGGTGGTGATCCCCGAGAATTAGCTGGATGTAAGAAGTCCTCAGTGAAAAGAtccatttatattttagtttcttaATGAGAGCCTAATGGTAGCAGACGTGTAAGCTCACTGTTACGGCTCTTTATTATTGTAGATATGGCGAGAAATAAAGGTCTCATTCCTTCTGGGCCTGGAGAAATCGCAAAGCAGAGAAAACAACTCAAGGCAATCATAGAGTCTCTTCTTCCGGCATGCACTGAGCCTGATATGCAAACTGCTGCCTCTTTCAGAGCTCAAGCAATAATTGCAAACCCTCCTGCATATGGTAAACTTTTTGATTCATCAGCACCGTATTGTTTCTAAGCTTTTCTTCTTAAGTATATTTACTAGGTTGTTTTCTTTGCTAATGATGTGGTTTTTGGCTTTAATTGTAGGACATGTGCATGTTGCTGAAGCTCTTGGCGTaccaatacatatttttttcacaATGCCTTGGACGTGAGTTGACTTCTGTAGTAGTTTACATCTTAAAGTCAGTGTTATATGTTGTCCTGCTCTCTTACAACCTCTTCCTGTAGGCAGGCCGACTCATGAATTTCCCCACCCTTTGGCCCGTGTTCCTCAAAGTGCTGCGTATTGGGTATTTGATGGAGACTTTACTGGTTCTTTTTAATGATCTCGATATGTTGTTATTATGAACGCTTACTCTTTCGTAACCTTTTTCTTCGTTTCAGTTGTCATATATAGTTGTTGATCTGATGGTATGGTGGAGCATAAGGACATACATAAATGATTTTAGGAAGAGGAAGCTAGACCTTGCACCTATCGCTTATTTCAGTACATACCATGGCTCAATTTCTCACTTGCCTACTGCGTACATGTGGAGTCCCCATATTGTGCCAAAACCAAGTGGTAAGAAGAGTATAGCTGCATCCCCAATACATGTATTTCGCTGAGGTTTATCATGTTCATTGGTCTCAAGGCCATGCTTGTGTTGCTTTGGCACGACCATAATGCTTTTATCTGATTTTGATGTGTAATATTCTCTGATTGTGAActcttttttacttttctttgaTAGATATCTgaaagatttttcttttctttgactAAATTTTGCAGACTGGGGTCCTTTAGTAGATGTCGTTGGGTATTGTTTCATGAACCTTGGATCGAAGTACCAACCTGGGGAAGAGTTTATCCACTGGATAGAAAGAGGATCACCGCCCATATATATTGGGTTTGGAAGCATGGTAAGCTCCTTTTTGTTGGTAATATTCAGTATAGTGCAAAGTGATGACAATGAATGAACCTTGCaaataaacattaaaagaaaaaaacaaattgaaatctTAGATTTGTATCAGTTTAATGTCAGGGTGAATAATTGTGTATCTAATCGATATATTTGTTTCAACAATTTATGTTCCTGACCCCCCCCTACCAGCTCACAGTATTGATGCTTTGCTTCCTTAACAGCCTCTTGATGATCCCAAAAAGACAATGGACATTATACTGGAGACGCTGAGAGATACAGAACAAAGAGGGATAGTTGATCGAGGTTGGGGTGGCCTGGGAAACCGTAAGCAGCTCCTGTACCCATTTTTCTCACGCTATGTGTGGTTTTCTTCTGGCTTTTCTTGATTCAGAAAACATTTTCATCTTCTatctttcagttgttgatgtTCCGGAAAATGTATTCCTCATAGAGGACTGTCCTCACGATTGGTTGTTTCCTCAATGTTCAGCTGTGGTAAACCCTCTTTCGATTCCCAATGTTTTTGCCTACATTCATGTCTTcgaaaaaattatgttataaaTGAAGCTGTTTCTTGTGTTGTGAATATGCAGATTCATCATGGCGGTGCTGGAACCACAGCGACTGGACTGAAAGCTGGGGTAAAACGTTTTTACTCTTATACCCATTACCACAAGTGTCCTGTGGTGAAATTATTGCTGTTTTTCTTTACTACATGTAATATAACGCTGCCTATATACTTCTGAATTATGTCTGGCAGTGTCCAACAACAATTGtgccgttctttggtgatcagtTCTTCTGGGGTGACAGGATATATGAGAAGGGACTTGGGCCTGCACCAATACCGATAGCTCAGCTCAATGTTGAGAACCTCTGTACCTCCATAAGATTTATGCTTCAACCAGAGGTAAACAAACTTGATTTCCCAAATTTTCCATATCCATACCGATGTTGGATGTTAAGAGTAAAAAACGCTCTCTTTATTGCAAAACCAAACGAAACCCAATGCGTAATGCTTTGAGCAAATAAACAAAGTTTTTCTTTTCGTCTCAGAATCGTATCCTATACATATTAATACTAGAAAGAAATGTATCAAAGAACACACCGTGGTATTTCAGGTGAAATCACGAGTGATGGAGCTAGCAAAAGTACTGGAGAATGAGGATGGTGTAGCTGCAGCAGTTGATGCATTCCATAGGCATTTGCCACCGGAGCTACCACTGCTCGATTCCTCGCCTAATAAAAAGGATGAAGACGATCAACCAGACCTGTTACAGCGGTTCTTCATCCAGATTGGCAAAAAGTGTTGCCTTCCATGTGGAGGCGTGtgatatcaaatatatttagaTGCTTTTTTAGTTGCATAATCTTGTCTCTGCAACTTCAATTCATTTCATTCAATGATCAGAAATATGCTTTTCTTTGGCATTGTTACATAAAacggatataaaaaatatatatttgatgggTTTGATCCAGTGCTGTGGAGCACTGTGACTAGTCTACTACGCGCTCACAGGCCTAACAGGCCGGTACAAGAAATTCAGCTTTGTTTTAGCAAGAAGGAAATACAACCTGTAGATTTTCTGGCTgaaaaaaaagttatagatCAATGTCAACTCCTTAAATTTAAGAGTATCTTTGTGGAACTAATTTTGTCTTATTCCTGACAACCATACCATTATcatcaatttttctttttgaagatCCATTTGGTCCTTACAAtgttgataccactcaaattgccctaaggagtgttactctcatcaaaagaggtttagatgtagtacttagggatcgaatccacaaggagttagggaacaattaaatctagtgtttattaattctaagagttgtaaatgtttaaatgaaatagcaatagtaacaagcgaaataaatagtaaatgtaatttggttggaaatgatattagatgcaggaccactattcaggtgttggagattataatacctatagatgcctatttattgcatatagatgcctatttattgcatgcatgatatgttagagctcaaccgcttaactcagtgatcagttgtcacatgtttcactggttaacaggctagatctcgtgtctcaacggttagtatgtcgacaacgaaagagtgtcgatcgatggtcctattgggacgtcgaccgatacacctttgcctacgtcgaccgatagtcagttgaggacatcgatcgacgggttctagccaggcctatgcgcgagtatgatatgccctattaagatactaaattggcggttagccctctctaacagtcctaatatgataaaTAGATGTCaagatgggataacaagggtgcttgagtatgcaatcctatgatcaagttctagttaacaaggctaaaacaagcaatgaatacaaatctatcatgaatatcacaacaaggtagatctatagtttggggctaatcccacaaacctatctgaaccctggatctaataagtgaactactcagacatagcaaaacaattcataacaatgaagaaatataaattcatagtatagataaaaagaaatggaaacaaggagttccaatcacaagtgatcttctctcccaaaactctctcttctctctcaaagtaaaactgtaacaaaaagctctccctgccgtcaaaacacttaggcagtatataatctactaggttaaaaactcgtcagggcattttcataatttggcttggccttgggttttaagtccgctggatccaaaatgtcgtgtgtccaatgtctcgacatcgatcgatggtacttgtgtacatcgatcgatattaatcttcatctgtcgaggcatctcctggtgtcgatcgacaacactggatgcacatcgatcgattgttcttcctctcgtcgacctctacatggtcagctcgggtgaaatgtcttttaagctccaaaatgctccaaagtcatagctttactttgaaatgcacctgaacctgaaaacatacctagaagagtagaaaacatagatatatatatatatatatatatatatagtaaaacacttatataccatggatgaaaacagatcaaatccaaggtatatcaactcccccagacttacccttttgcttgtcctcaagcaaaacatacatgcagtctttctgaaagaggtttgaaaatattagggacttaagattttaaactatagaaatcttttcctcaacaattttgcaaccacatttaagaagtcctaatcacataagcacactatgcaataatatcctagcttagcaaccatttctaacataacacaactcatcaattcatgTCTGACATCCTCTCTACTgacttcatttcttagcataaatataaaatgaatgctttaccttggaatcacctgatttgaaagtaggataacttcttcatcccaactcctatgagatttattcaacttcttggtgattatccaccactttatgtatccaaattaagcttcttacaaagaggttcatcctggtttgattggaacgacaaagaagctgtcttattcccaaactagaaaactggaatcacctgatttgaaagtgggataacttcttcatcccaactcctatgacatttatacaacttcttggtgattctccaccactttatgtatccaaatcaagcttcttacaaagtgattcatccgggtttgattggaacgacgaataagctgtcctattcccaaactgggaaactggaatcacctaatttgaaagtgggataatttctgcatcccaactcctatgaaatttattaaacttcctggtgattctccaccactttatgtatccatatcaagctacTTACAAAgaggttcatcctggtttgattggaacgacgaagaagctgtcctattcccaaactagaaaactggaatcccctgattagaaagtgggataacttctccaccccaactcctatgagatttattcaacttcttggtgattctccaccactttatatatccaaatcaagcttcttacaaattgattcatcctggtttaattggaacgacgaagaagttgtcctatACCCAAACtgtgaaactggaatcacctgatttgaaagtgggataacttcttcatcccaactcctatgagatttattcaacttcttggtgattctccaccactttatgtatccaaattaagcttcttacaaagagttcatcctggtttgattggaacgacgaagaagctgtcttattcccaaactagaaaactggaatcacctgatttgaaagtgggataacttcttcatcccaactcctatgagatttattcaacttcttggtgattctccaccactttatgtatccaaatcaagcttctt
Above is a window of Brassica napus cultivar Da-Ae chromosome A10, Da-Ae, whole genome shotgun sequence DNA encoding:
- the LOC106424810 gene encoding sterol 3-beta-glucosyltransferase UGT80B1, translated to MASNVATHPLQELKDGIISSWKDDEEDNGVYSEKASLLETSGSSVEKNAPGGSSDWPRGLDHCTTAPVGLYGDVLIDDNEIKYSRSLTEKASPVNHNSKLDRLSEREKQKLIVELVRIQNDGTVEVDINRGTPVSELLEFQPIKGGQSTITYEKSLAESFRSIPRLKIVILVVGTRGDVQPFLAIAKRLQEFGHRVRLATHANFSSFVRSAGVEFYPLGGDPRELAGYMARNKGLIPSGPGEIAKQRKQLKAIIESLLPACTEPDMQTAASFRAQAIIANPPAYGHVHVAEALGVPIHIFFTMPWTPTHEFPHPLARVPQSAAYWLSYIVVDLMVWWSIRTYINDFRKRKLDLAPIAYFSTYHGSISHLPTAYMWSPHIVPKPSDWGPLVDVVGYCFMNLGSKYQPGEEFIHWIERGSPPIYIGFGSMPLDDPKKTMDIILETLRDTEQRGIVDRGWGGLGNLVDVPENVFLIEDCPHDWLFPQCSAVIHHGGAGTTATGLKAGCPTTIVPFFGDQFFWGDRIYEKGLGPAPIPIAQLNVENLCTSIRFMLQPEVKSRVMELAKVLENEDGVAAAVDAFHRHLPPELPLLDSSPNKKDEDDQPDLLQRFFIQIGKKCCLPCGGV